One genomic segment of Tripterygium wilfordii isolate XIE 37 chromosome 9, ASM1340144v1, whole genome shotgun sequence includes these proteins:
- the LOC120005884 gene encoding phosphatidylinositol 4-phosphate 5-kinase 6-like, which produces MSKDRKGILKAWEATVKKAKAAPKKRANTIFGTMSVAHVDDDDSGTAPEELQHAERALPNGDFYTGQWLDSLPHGDGKYLWTDGCMYVGEWQRGKTIGKGKFSWPSGATYEGEFKSGYMDGKGTYTGSSGTTYKGSWVMNLKHGQGTKSFANGDYYEGDWRRGLQHGHGRYQWKNGNHYIGQWKNGMFNGNGTMIWSNGNRYDGFWETGLPKGNGTFRWADGSFYVGLWSLDPKEQSGTYYPSGSPTGNNFDWDPQEVYLEDLSACTIFPCEKVTVFPSEKMPNWTSEGQANLKAKGNDRRPRRMSADGRISDYSNCSWGSSDYAIDGGFDGNEGSLRNGDEGLRNLQLESESGTGRYQQPLRIQPAKRQGQTISKGHKNYDLMLNLQLGIRHSVGRPAPAISLDLKSSAFDPKEKVWTKFPPEGSKHTPPHQSCDFRWKDYCPVVFRTLRKLFNVDAADYMLSICGNDALRELSSPGKSGSFFYLTHDDRYMIKTMKKSEVKVLIRMLPAYYNHVRAFENTLVTKFYGLHCVKLTGTAQKKVRFVIMGNLFCTTYAIHRRFDLKGSSHGRLTSKPESEIDATTTLKDLDLNFIFRLQKVWFQEFCRQVDRDCDFLEQERIMDYSLLVGLHFRDASNKDCLTPPRTSGVRTPTENGDPDTEAGGPRLSRADMDQHLFDSSRWASIKLGVNMPALAERTVRRSNCESQLVGEPTGEMYDIIIFFSIIDILQDYDISKKLEHAYKSMQYDPTSISAVDPRQYSKRFRDFVFRIFVEDT; this is translated from the exons ATGAGCAAAGACCGCAAAGGCATTCTAAAGGCCTGGGAAGCAACTGTAAAGAAAGCGAAAGCTGCTCCAAAGAAGAGAGCAAACACCATATTTGGAACCATGTCTGTAGCtcatgttgatgatgatgattccgGTACTGCCCCTGAAGAACTTCAACATGCGGAGAGGGCTCTACCCAATGGGGACTTCTATACTGGTCAATGGCTTGATAGCCTACCTCATGGCGATGGCAAATACCTCTGGACTGATGGGTGTATGTATGTTGGTGAATGGCAGAGAGGCAAAACCATTGGGAAAGGAAAGTTCAGCTGGCCCTCAGGAGCTACATATGAGGGTGAGTTCAAGAGTGGTTACATGGATGGCAAGGGCACCTATACCGGTTCCTCTGGGACCACATACAAGGGTTCTTGGGTAATGAACTTGAAACATGGACAGGGCACCAAGAGTTTTGCCAATGGGGACTATTACGAGGGCGATTGGCGCCGTGGCCTGCAACATGGACATGGAAGGTACCAATGGAAAAATGGGAATCACTACATTGGCCAATGGAAGAATGGGATGTTCAATGGCAATGGAACCATGATCTGGAGCAATGGAAATAGGTATGATGGGTTTTGGGAGACTGGTTTGCCTAAAGGAAATGGAACTTTCAGATGGGCAGATGGGAGTTTCTATGTTGGGCTTTGGAGCTTGGACCCTAAAGAGCAGAGTGGGACTTATTACCCTTCTGGCTCTCCGACCGGGAACAATTTTGATTGGGATCCGCAAGAGGTGTATTTAGAGGACTTGAGTGCATGCACGATTTTCCCTTGTGAGAAAGTGACAGTATTTCCATCAGAGAAGATGCCAAATTGGACTTCTGAAGGGCAGGCCAATCTTAAAGCAAAAGGGAATGATAGGAGACCTAGGAGGATGTCCGCTGATGGGAGGATTAGTGATTACAGCAATTGCAGTTGGGGCTCCTCAGACTATGCTATTGATGGTGGTTTTGATGGTAATGAAGGGAGTTTAAGGAACGGAGATGAAGGATTGAGGAATCTTCAACTTGAATCAGAATCAGGAACGGGAAGGTATCAGCAACCATTGAGAATACAGCCAGCAAAGAGGCAGGGGCAGACAATATCGAAAGGGCATAAGAATTACGACCTCATGCTCAATTTGCAGTTGGGGATCAG ACATTCTGTGGGAAGGCCTGCTCCAGCCATATCCCTTGATCTCAAGTCTTCTGCTTTTGATCCCAAGGAAAAAGTATGGACTAAATTTCCCCCCGAAGGATCCAAGCACACCCCACCTCATCAATCCTGTGACTTCAGGTGGAAGGATTACTGTCCAGTGGTTTTCAG GACTCTTAGGAAATTGTTCAATGTGGATGCAGCTGATTATATGCTATCAATATGTGGAAATGATGCCCTGCGAGAGTTATCATCCCCTGGCAAAAGtggaagttttttttatttaacccATGATGACCGTTACATGATAAAGACAATGAAGAAGTCTGAAGTAAAA GTACTCATAAGGATGCTGCCAGCCTATTACAATCATGTTCGGGCATTTGAGAACACCCTAGTCACCAAATTTTATGGTCTGCATTGTGTGAAATTAACTGGAACTGCGCAGAAGAAG GTCCGATTTGTCATAATGGGGAATCTTTTTTGCACCACATATGCCATTCATAGGCGTTTTGACTTGAAAGGTTCTTCCCATGGTCGATTAACTTCTAAGCCTGAGTCAGAAATTGATGCAACAACCACCCTCAAGGACCTTGATCTCAATTTCATATTTCGATTGCAGAAAGTTTGGTTCCAAGAATTTTGCAG GCAAGTGGATAGGGATTGCGACTTTCTTGAACAGGAGAGAATTATGGACTACAGTCTTTTGGTTGGCCTTCACTTCAGAGATGCTTCAAATAAGGATTGCCTCACACCCCCTCGGACTTCTGGAGTTCGTACACCTACTG AAAATGGAGACCCTGATACTGAAGCAGGAGGCCCTCGCCTTTCTAGAGCGGACATGGATCAGCATCTTTTTGACTCATCTCG GTGGGCTTCCATCAAACTAGGCGTGAACATGCCGGCATTGGCTGAACGGACAGTGAGAAGAAGCAACTGTGAATCTCAGCTGGTTGGAGAACCAACTGGTGAAATGTATGATATCATCATATTTTTTAGCATAATTGACATACTACAAGACTACGACATTAGTAAAAAGCTTGAGCACGCATACAAATCAATGCAATACGATCCAACTTCCATCTCTGCTGTTGATCCGAGGCAATATTCAAAACGTTTTCGGGATTTTGTCTTCAGAATTTTCGTAGAAGATACTTAA
- the LOC120005885 gene encoding protein SHI RELATED SEQUENCE 6-like, with amino-acid sequence MLGLHNILLIASSQQTQNPHTISSDHHQNNPPNLNNQDCNFNALNNPWSLHKCQELSIARKDVGLSVGDESGASLGTCTDCGNKAKKECKYGRCRTCCKSRGYDCSTHVKSTWIPASKRQERHQVGGGGGYSGSSSGGVKRSRIVSSSQNVTTTTTSNSVSSNAAAPPASLCFDTGSSHQDPSFKQSLPGKVKAPAAFRCIRVTAISGEEAEVLYQATVNICGHVFKGFLYNQGVDEKQAYPCISKVHLESSTNGREFSVPIVEPSNAYAASGNRKLFEATGNK; translated from the exons ATGCTTGGTCTCCACAACATCCTCCTCATAGCTTCTTCTCAACAGACCCAAAACCCACACACCATTTCCTCAGATCACCACCAAAACAACCCACCAAATTTAAACAATCAAGATTGcaactttaatgctttaaaTAATCCTTGGAGTCTACATAAGTGTCAAGAATTGAGTATTGCAAGGAAAGATGTGGGCTTGAGTGTGGGAGATGAGAGTGGTGCTTCTCTGGGGACTTGTACGGACTGTGGGAATAAGGCCAAAAAGGAGTGTAAGTATGGGAGGTGTAGGACTTGTTGCAAGAGCCGAGGGTATGATTGTTCCACTCACGTGAAGAGCACTTGGATCCCGGCGTCTAAGCGGCAGGAGAGGCACCAGGTCGGTGGTGGTGGAGGGTATTCTGGGTCTTCTTCGGGTGGTGTTAAAAGGTCAAGAATTGTGTCATCGTCGCAGAATGTGACTACAACTACTACTTCTAATAGCGTATCGTCTAATGCTGCTGCTCCTCCTGCTTCTTTGTGCTTTGACACTGGATCTAGTCACCAAG ATCCAAGCTTTAAACAGTCCCTTCCTGGGAAAGTTAAAGCACCAGCTGCCTTCAGGTGCATTAGAGTGACTGCCATTAGTGGTGAGGAAGCTGAGGTTCTCTACCAGGCTACAGTGAATATTTGTGGCCATGTTTTCAAAGGGTTTCTCTATAATCAAGGGGTTGATGAGAAACAGGCTTATCCATGTATCTCAAAAGTGCATTTGGAGAGTAGTACAAATGGAAGGGAATTTTCTGTACCAATTGTTGAGCCATCCAATGCTTATGCAGCTTCTGGCAACCGCAAATTGTTTGAAGCTACAG GTAACAAATGA
- the LOC120006206 gene encoding two-component response regulator ORR9-like, whose amino-acid sequence MVVGAETQFHVLAVDDSIIDRKLIERLLKTSSYQVTAVDSGIKALEFLGLNIEDDHHQVLLNDDASVPSVSPDHQNQEIEVNLIITDYRMPGMTGFDLLRKIKESRTFKDVPVVIMSSENVPSRINRFMEEGAEEFFLKPVQLSDVNKLKPHLLKGRSKEDEPNTNNKRKGNEEIQSPEKSRTRYTNDLELV is encoded by the exons ATGGTTGTTGGAGCAGAAACCCAATTCCATGTTCTTGCTGTTGATGACAGCATcattgataggaagttgattgAGAGGCTCTTAAAAACCTCTTCTTATCAAG TTACTGCAGTGGATTCTGGAATTAAGGCCTTGGAGTTTCTGGGTCTGAACATTGAAGATGATCATCATCAAGTACTGTTAAATGATGATGCAAGTGTGCCCTCTGTTTCTCCAGATCATCAAAATCAAGAGATTGAAGTGAACTTGATCATCACAGATTACCGTATGCCTGGAATGACTGGATTTGATCTCCTCAGAAAGATCAAGGAATCTAGAACTTTCAAAGATGTACCAGTTGTGATTATGTCCTCAGAGAATGTTCCTTCAAGGATTAACAG GTTTATGGAAGAAGGAGCAGAGGAGTTCTTTCTGAAGCCAGTTCAATTATCAGACGTCAATAAGCTTAAACCCCATTTGCTGAAGGGGAGATCCAAGGAAGATGAACCAAACACCAATAACAAGAGGAAAGGCAATGAAGAGATTCAATCCCCTGAGAAATCAAGAACAAGATATACTAATGACCTTGAATTGGTCTAA